One window of Candidatus Methylomirabilis sp. genomic DNA carries:
- a CDS encoding NAD(P)H-hydrate epimerase, whose amino-acid sequence MAVSVVTASQMRRLDRRATEEYAIPSLLLMENAGLQAVLELERAFPNLTRSRVAVICGKGNNGGDGLVVARHLFNRGITVEVFLLARQAEIKGDARTNVEITRKLGVPIHEAAISQEIEVIQGTIERADVVVDAILGTGTTGPAKGLLGEAIELLNRSGKPIVALDIPSGLNSDEGIIPGPSINAVLTVTFGLPKRALILYPAASCAGRVVTVDIGLPRQLLTDPLLDVSLVQAEDLASVLPPRDPNAHKGTYGHVLVLAGSPGKTGAAAMCALSALRIGAGLVTLALPESLNDAMEAKLTEVMTEPLPETRERTIAHAALERVLDLMQGKRVIAIGPGLSTHPETAELIRAVVNTAKAQIVVDADGINALGPNLEMLRDVPLPPILTPHPGELARLLGIDRDEVVRHRIPIAQKVA is encoded by the coding sequence ATGGCCGTGAGCGTTGTGACGGCGAGCCAGATGCGTCGGCTTGATCGACGGGCGACCGAGGAGTACGCCATCCCGTCGCTGCTGCTGATGGAGAACGCCGGACTTCAGGCGGTCCTGGAACTGGAGCGCGCGTTCCCGAATCTCACGCGAAGCCGCGTCGCCGTGATCTGTGGCAAGGGGAACAACGGCGGCGATGGCCTTGTCGTGGCGCGTCACCTCTTTAACCGCGGGATCACGGTTGAGGTGTTTCTGCTGGCTCGGCAGGCGGAGATCAAGGGGGATGCGCGGACGAATGTCGAGATCACTCGAAAATTAGGCGTACCGATCCATGAAGCGGCGATCAGTCAGGAGATCGAGGTCATTCAGGGGACGATTGAACGAGCAGACGTCGTCGTGGACGCCATCCTGGGAACTGGGACGACTGGGCCTGCCAAGGGTCTCTTGGGCGAGGCTATCGAGCTGCTTAACCGATCCGGTAAGCCGATCGTGGCCCTCGATATCCCCTCCGGCCTGAACAGTGATGAAGGGATCATCCCCGGACCGAGCATCAACGCGGTCCTCACTGTCACCTTCGGTCTGCCGAAGCGGGCACTGATCCTCTATCCGGCGGCCTCCTGTGCCGGTCGGGTCGTGACGGTAGACATCGGCCTGCCAAGGCAACTGCTCACCGATCCGCTTCTCGATGTCTCGCTCGTGCAGGCTGAGGATCTGGCAAGTGTACTCCCGCCACGCGACCCGAATGCCCACAAAGGGACGTATGGTCACGTCCTGGTCCTGGCCGGCTCGCCGGGTAAGACCGGGGCAGCGGCGATGTGCGCCCTTTCCGCGCTTCGAATCGGCGCAGGGTTAGTGACGCTGGCGTTGCCTGAGAGCCTGAACGACGCCATGGAGGCCAAGCTTACAGAGGTGATGACCGAGCCGCTCCCTGAGACCAGAGAGCGCACGATTGCCCACGCCGCCCTGGAGAGGGTCCTGGATCTGATGCAGGGCAAACGGGTTATTGCGATCGGTCCCGGCCTGTCTACGCATCCCGAGACCGCCGAGCTGATCCGGGCAGTCGTGAACACCGCCAAGGCGCAGATCGTTGTGGATGCCGATGGAATCAATGCCCTTGGACCGAACCTGGAAATGCTGCGCGATGTTCCACTCCCGCCGATCCTCACCCCCCACCCTGGAGAACTCGCCCGTCTGCTCGGCATCGATCGGGATGAGGTGGTCCGGCACCGGATTCCGATCGCGCAAAAGGTCGC
- the acpS gene encoding holo-ACP synthase has translation MVIGIGIDAVQIGRFERAVARHGTRLLDRLFTAEEQARLRGHRSPGRHLAARFAAKEAAFKALRTGWGQGVVWQDVQIVGGGREPSSVVLSGCAREVAARLGITQMLVSLTHDGDYAMACVVATDDR, from the coding sequence ATGGTGATCGGGATCGGCATCGACGCCGTGCAGATCGGACGATTCGAACGTGCCGTTGCGCGTCACGGCACCCGTCTGCTCGATCGTCTCTTCACAGCGGAGGAACAGGCGCGCTTGAGAGGCCACCGGTCGCCCGGACGACACCTCGCGGCCCGCTTTGCGGCAAAGGAGGCGGCCTTCAAGGCGCTTCGCACCGGATGGGGGCAGGGGGTGGTGTGGCAGGATGTACAGATCGTGGGCGGCGGGCGTGAGCCGTCCAGCGTGGTCCTGTCGGGCTGCGCCCGGGAGGTCGCAGCCCGCCTTGGGATCACGCAGATGCTGGTGAGTCTCACGCACGATGGTGACTACGCGATGGCCTGTGTTGTGGCTACTGACGACAGATAG
- a CDS encoding pyridoxine 5'-phosphate synthase: protein MVGLCVNVDHIATIRQARRGQEPDPVQAAVLVELAGASGITVHLREDRRHIQDRDVELLRRLVKTKLNLEMAATEEMIRIALALKPEMVTLVPERREELTTEGGLDVHGHVDEVGRCVRRLREDGIVVSLFIDPERDQLSAAARAGADFVELHTGSYAEARDYKAQQVELTRLIQSATVGRELSLRINAGHGLDYRNVGPVAAIPEVEELSIGHSIIARAVLVGLERAIHEMLAAMEKDGAGGR from the coding sequence ATGGTTGGGTTATGTGTGAACGTCGATCATATCGCGACGATTAGACAGGCAAGACGGGGGCAGGAACCTGACCCGGTCCAGGCGGCCGTGCTGGTTGAGCTGGCCGGTGCGTCCGGGATTACCGTACACCTGCGTGAAGACCGCCGGCATATCCAGGATCGGGATGTCGAACTTCTTAGACGATTGGTCAAGACGAAGCTGAACCTGGAGATGGCCGCTACAGAAGAGATGATCCGAATCGCGCTGGCGCTCAAACCGGAGATGGTGACGCTCGTTCCGGAGCGGCGTGAGGAGCTTACCACTGAAGGAGGACTGGACGTTCACGGACACGTCGATGAGGTGGGGAGGTGTGTGCGCCGCTTGCGAGAGGACGGCATTGTTGTCAGTCTCTTCATCGACCCGGAACGCGATCAGTTATCGGCCGCTGCGCGCGCCGGCGCCGACTTCGTCGAGCTTCACACCGGATCGTATGCGGAGGCGCGAGATTACAAGGCGCAACAGGTTGAGTTGACTCGCCTCATTCAGTCGGCGACAGTGGGAAGAGAGTTGAGCCTTCGGATCAATGCCGGGCACGGCCTGGACTATCGCAATGTCGGGCCGGTAGCAGCGATCCCGGAGGTGGAGGAGTTGAGTATTGGCCACAGTATCATCGCCAGGGCCGTTCTTGTGGGGCTGGAGCGAGCGATCCACGAGATGCTTGCGGCGATGGAGAAGGACGGTGCGGGGGGACGGTGA
- the glmM gene encoding phosphoglucosamine mutase, with amino-acid sequence MRKLFGTDGIRGVANREPMTPETMVKVGRATAHLLRGTSERPAIVIGKDTRLTGYMLETALTAGITSMGVDVLLVGPLPTPGIAFMTRSLRADAGVAISASHNPYEDNGIKFFSHDGLKLPDAMEQRIEELIGNGEIDGIRAAPREIGKAYRVGDAVGRYIEFAKNSLPKGMTLKGMRVVVDCANGAAYKVSPAVLRELSAEVVSLNVEPDGTNINKGCGALYPEGLRQAVVQHKAHLGFAHDGDADRVLFVDEQGEVVDGDHILALCALDLKREGRLREDTIVATVMSNIGLDVAMQEAGIKVVRAAVGDRYVLEEMLAKRYMLGGEQSGHIIFLEHHTTGDGIVTALQVLAIIQRCGKPLSELKACMTSYPQILINVPVRRRAAIEALPRVQEAIQAAEAGMGGRGRVLVRLSGTEPVARVMVEGEEPAKVERLAREIALVIEKELG; translated from the coding sequence GTGCGAAAACTATTCGGCACCGACGGGATTCGGGGTGTAGCCAACAGGGAGCCGATGACTCCGGAGACCATGGTCAAGGTGGGGCGCGCAACGGCTCATCTCCTACGCGGGACAAGCGAGCGGCCTGCGATCGTCATCGGGAAGGACACACGCCTGACCGGCTATATGCTGGAGACGGCGCTGACAGCGGGAATCACCTCGATGGGCGTGGACGTGCTGTTAGTCGGCCCGCTCCCGACGCCTGGGATTGCCTTTATGACGCGAAGCCTCCGAGCCGATGCCGGAGTGGCGATTTCGGCCTCCCATAACCCGTACGAGGATAACGGCATCAAGTTCTTTTCTCACGATGGCCTGAAGCTGCCGGATGCGATGGAGCAACGGATCGAGGAGCTGATCGGCAACGGAGAGATTGATGGAATCAGAGCGGCGCCCCGTGAGATCGGCAAGGCTTACCGGGTGGGCGATGCCGTCGGCCGCTATATCGAATTTGCGAAAAACAGCCTTCCCAAGGGAATGACGCTGAAAGGAATGCGGGTAGTGGTTGATTGTGCCAACGGCGCGGCCTACAAGGTATCGCCCGCAGTCCTCAGAGAGTTGAGTGCCGAGGTGGTGTCGCTCAACGTCGAGCCTGACGGGACCAACATCAATAAAGGATGCGGCGCGTTGTATCCGGAAGGACTGCGGCAGGCGGTAGTGCAACACAAGGCGCACCTCGGGTTTGCCCATGACGGGGACGCGGACCGAGTCCTGTTTGTGGACGAACAGGGTGAGGTGGTAGATGGCGACCACATCCTCGCGCTCTGTGCCCTCGACCTGAAGCGAGAAGGCCGTCTGCGCGAAGATACGATCGTCGCGACTGTCATGAGCAACATCGGCTTGGATGTCGCGATGCAAGAGGCAGGGATCAAGGTTGTTCGCGCCGCGGTGGGCGATCGGTACGTCCTGGAGGAAATGCTGGCGAAGCGATACATGCTGGGGGGCGAGCAGTCCGGGCATATCATCTTCCTCGAACACCATACCACCGGAGACGGGATCGTGACCGCCCTGCAGGTGCTGGCCATCATACAGAGGTGTGGGAAGCCGCTTTCGGAACTCAAGGCATGCATGACCTCGTACCCTCAGATCTTGATCAACGTGCCTGTCAGGCGCAGAGCCGCCATCGAGGCGCTTCCACGGGTGCAGGAGGCGATTCAAGCGGCGGAGGCGGGTATGGGAGGTCGAGGACGAGTCCTGGTTCGCTTATCCGGCACGGAGCCGGTGGCTCGTGTGATGGTGGAAGGCGAGGAGCCGGCGAAAGTTGAGCGACTGGCTCGAGAGATTGCGCTGGTGATCGAAAAAGAACTTGGTTAA
- a CDS encoding CdaR family protein: protein MSRGLFDNLGLKLSSLGLAVALWMVVAGEQRDERTLNAPLTLARLPKNTALLNVPGDFVTVQLRGPKSLISGLSPNEIDVNLDLSTLKEGENLIAVKSDQVDVPRGVEVVQVSPRWVRLVVESVTERTVRVAARVEGNPTSGYYFKRASAHPDHVRLVGPRSEVNRLEKVYTSTISIEGRSHDFGVLTSLEPLGKLVKVEGPVHVQVSVEIRANPRPSSS from the coding sequence ATGTCCAGAGGACTCTTTGATAATCTCGGTCTCAAGCTCTCCTCTTTGGGCCTCGCTGTTGCCCTATGGATGGTGGTCGCAGGGGAGCAGAGGGATGAGCGTACGTTGAATGCTCCGCTCACGCTCGCACGGCTTCCGAAAAATACGGCCCTCCTCAATGTTCCGGGAGACTTCGTCACGGTCCAGTTGCGTGGTCCGAAAAGTCTGATCTCGGGCCTGTCACCCAACGAGATAGACGTGAATCTGGATCTCTCAACCCTGAAAGAAGGGGAGAACCTCATTGCTGTGAAGTCCGACCAAGTTGATGTCCCTCGCGGAGTGGAAGTCGTCCAGGTCTCGCCGAGGTGGGTTCGCCTCGTCGTAGAATCAGTGACAGAGCGTACGGTGCGGGTCGCAGCCCGCGTGGAAGGGAATCCGACCTCAGGGTATTATTTCAAGCGGGCCTCTGCGCACCCTGATCATGTTCGGTTGGTTGGACCGAGGAGCGAAGTGAATCGTCTGGAGAAGGTCTATACCTCGACTATCAGTATTGAAGGTCGATCTCATGACTTTGGTGTCTTGACCTCTCTTGAACCTCTCGGGAAATTAGTCAAAGTGGAAGGGCCCGTCCACGTCCAGGTCTCAGTTGAGATCAGGGCTAATCCCAGGCCCTCGTCTTCGTAG